One Stenotrophomonas oahuensis genomic region harbors:
- a CDS encoding DUF4189 domain-containing protein, which translates to MITVSKAVRIGLAGALLALVPALAHGNQAQQTQMQRDHQNMVNYIVWHQSPVAAAYVPTAEDQINAALRAAMLARKREKIAKDATRDWWGVVVVSTEDGSWNVKLNAEDKTIPLMDAMDECKGVCSPILTFANSCVAPSYSAQGGMYWEQGDTRANAREAANAACTAAGGSNCNSPKEQAMCTGWKYAYSGLERFSNRMNHTAKGDIASAKFEYFPGAQDYIAKPLERRGTSTAKIDLDKKYHGSDEKGKQRLEQRAQGVMRMAEPWTAIAAGSGPKAYAIHWGLNETDAKDTAINKCGGGDCKVLVAVPYGQCMTAIRLLKADGRVDSFGGQGATQAEAEEIAMTQCISAGAATCPVVFNECMKKK; encoded by the coding sequence GTGATTACTGTTTCTAAGGCTGTCCGCATCGGACTTGCGGGTGCGCTGCTGGCCCTGGTGCCGGCTTTGGCCCACGGAAACCAGGCGCAGCAGACGCAGATGCAGCGCGATCACCAGAACATGGTGAACTACATCGTCTGGCATCAGAGCCCAGTCGCGGCAGCGTATGTCCCCACCGCCGAAGACCAGATCAATGCGGCGCTCCGGGCCGCCATGCTGGCAAGGAAGCGTGAGAAGATCGCCAAGGACGCTACCCGCGACTGGTGGGGCGTGGTCGTGGTCAGCACCGAGGACGGCTCCTGGAACGTAAAGCTCAACGCCGAGGACAAGACCATCCCGTTGATGGATGCCATGGACGAGTGCAAGGGCGTCTGCTCGCCGATCCTCACCTTCGCCAACAGCTGCGTCGCACCGTCCTACAGTGCACAGGGCGGCATGTACTGGGAACAGGGCGACACCCGCGCCAATGCCCGGGAGGCGGCGAACGCTGCGTGCACCGCAGCAGGGGGCAGCAACTGCAACAGCCCGAAAGAACAGGCCATGTGCACCGGCTGGAAGTATGCGTACAGCGGCCTTGAGCGCTTTTCCAATCGCATGAATCACACCGCCAAGGGTGATATTGCCTCGGCCAAGTTCGAGTACTTCCCAGGTGCCCAGGACTACATTGCCAAGCCACTGGAACGTCGCGGCACGTCAACGGCCAAGATCGATCTTGACAAGAAATACCACGGCTCTGATGAAAAGGGAAAGCAAAGACTGGAGCAGCGCGCGCAAGGCGTCATGCGCATGGCCGAGCCCTGGACCGCCATTGCCGCCGGAAGCGGGCCGAAGGCCTATGCCATCCACTGGGGCCTGAACGAAACCGACGCCAAGGACACGGCGATCAACAAGTGCGGCGGCGGTGACTGCAAGGTGCTGGTCGCGGTGCCCTACGGTCAGTGCATGACAGCCATCCGCCTGCTCAAGGCCGACGGGCGCGTGGACAGCTTCGGCGGCCAGGGTGCCACCCAGGCCGAAGCGGAGGAAATCGCGATGACCCAGTGCATCAGCGCGGGCGCGGCCACCTGCCCCGTCGTCTTCAATGAGTGCATGAAGAAGAAGTAA
- a CDS encoding type IV secretion system protein, whose amino-acid sequence MELTDAFMRVSGAMDFVFFDLIMQSLDKRIEEFRVGLFDRVVKWVAEFAWGVLTLWVAMKGGLIVSGRSRDSIAAFFMNVVRAMFIVLLATAVSITNWKLTDLSAELRTILFQDLQHEISRVVTGSSAPAEKQIDKALGWMQVAMASIDAIEVANDPEMGSEKLQAKFFIGLGTGGPAVVAGSMLMLYKIALALFVGLAPLFILCLLFEQTKPLFQKWLLYGLGTMFSMAVLAVMVDYAMTTVVAVAESFWARAAIDMFLLGGGGGTSLSSMALQQGGLGVIMTTLIVTAPPMAAMFFQGVLGNFSPFSQISGGTSAAQTREQAAPSAPTAVEAQQQPVPQVHPHLVPGAAHPVGGSSPGIGPGLRGNAGPTLG is encoded by the coding sequence ATGGAACTAACAGATGCGTTCATGCGGGTCTCGGGTGCGATGGACTTCGTGTTCTTCGATCTGATCATGCAGTCGCTGGATAAGCGGATCGAAGAGTTCCGCGTTGGGCTGTTTGATCGCGTCGTGAAGTGGGTCGCTGAGTTCGCGTGGGGGGTGTTGACACTGTGGGTGGCCATGAAGGGCGGGCTGATCGTATCGGGGCGAAGCCGGGATTCAATAGCCGCGTTCTTCATGAATGTGGTGCGCGCGATGTTCATCGTATTGCTCGCGACCGCTGTGTCCATCACCAACTGGAAGCTCACGGATCTGTCCGCAGAGCTGCGGACGATCCTGTTTCAGGATCTTCAGCATGAGATATCGCGTGTCGTCACCGGTAGCAGTGCTCCCGCCGAGAAGCAGATAGACAAGGCACTGGGTTGGATGCAGGTGGCGATGGCCAGCATTGACGCCATCGAGGTTGCCAATGATCCCGAGATGGGCTCCGAGAAGCTGCAGGCCAAGTTCTTCATCGGCCTGGGCACCGGCGGTCCCGCTGTGGTGGCCGGTTCGATGTTGATGCTTTACAAGATCGCGCTGGCGTTGTTTGTTGGACTGGCACCGCTGTTCATACTTTGCCTGCTGTTTGAGCAGACCAAGCCGCTGTTTCAGAAGTGGCTGCTTTATGGTCTCGGAACGATGTTCTCGATGGCGGTGCTGGCAGTGATGGTCGACTATGCAATGACCACGGTCGTGGCAGTCGCAGAGTCGTTCTGGGCGCGTGCTGCCATCGACATGTTCCTGCTGGGCGGTGGTGGAGGGACGAGTCTGAGCAGCATGGCGCTGCAGCAGGGCGGTCTTGGGGTGATCATGACCACGCTGATCGTGACTGCGCCGCCAATGGCGGCCATGTTCTTCCAAGGCGTACTGGGCAACTTCTCGCCGTTCTCGCAAATCTCAGGGGGCACCTCCGCCGCTCAGACAAGGGAACAGGCTGCCCCGAGCGCGCCTACAGCGGTGGAGGCCCAGCAGCAGCCAGTGCCGCAGGTTCATCCGCATCTTGTGCCGGGTGCGGCACATCCGGTGGGGGGATCAAGCCCGGGCATCGGCCCCGGTCTGCGTGGGAATGCGGGGCCAACGTTGGGATGA
- a CDS encoding DUF4189 domain-containing protein gives MKHTAPRPHRARWTLLAILATGTAFAQTPAGLPPPGTMSAKMPEGMEIYMSMAVSDADQQVSRNMGASESEAKIRSLQECKAKYKGCVELITFPVRNHCMGLAVDKKAKPNIRALFVSVEETGKTKPGELAQKSLEQCEAAGGAQCESQSDYCF, from the coding sequence ATGAAGCACACCGCACCTCGCCCGCACCGGGCGCGCTGGACACTGCTGGCCATTCTGGCCACCGGTACCGCCTTCGCCCAGACCCCGGCCGGGCTGCCGCCGCCGGGCACAATGAGCGCGAAGATGCCCGAAGGCATGGAAATCTACATGAGCATGGCGGTCAGCGACGCCGACCAGCAGGTCAGCCGGAACATGGGGGCCAGCGAGTCCGAGGCGAAAATCCGCTCGCTGCAGGAATGCAAGGCCAAGTACAAGGGCTGCGTGGAACTGATCACCTTCCCGGTGCGCAACCACTGCATGGGCCTGGCGGTGGACAAGAAGGCCAAGCCGAACATCCGTGCCCTGTTCGTCAGTGTGGAAGAAACCGGCAAGACCAAGCCGGGTGAGCTGGCCCAGAAGTCGCTGGAGCAGTGCGAGGCCGCCGGCGGTGCCCAGTGCGAGTCGCAAAGTGATTACTGTTTCTAA
- a CDS encoding aromatic ring-hydroxylating dioxygenase subunit alpha: MSTWNPLLHTQWYAVARSDAVGPQPLGITVLDTHIALARSQDGDGTLIALEDRCPHRHAPLSAGCVKGRHLACPYHGWAFDAQGALRGVPGLPSEHTPPGVRVRAFATCELDGFVWLRPGPAGADQPNAMVRATDPGTRRFIWQTRWAANVVDAMENFLDPMHTHFIHAGLVRSDAARARATAQFTPTAEGFSVDYQGLPAQSGLLYRLFESERTGERAHFAAPGSTRIEYTYANGSRVLIDLHFTPRSPHETDVFVTLHVEGRWAPAWAVRLFVWPFLKRVNDQDAAMLRLQSDNKARFGARQGASTPLDLVRGTLEHFWSQGALPPEAVPRAVEMLL; the protein is encoded by the coding sequence ATGAGTACCTGGAACCCCTTGCTTCACACCCAGTGGTATGCGGTTGCGCGCTCCGACGCGGTCGGCCCGCAGCCGTTGGGTATCACGGTGCTGGACACGCACATCGCCCTGGCTCGAAGCCAGGACGGCGACGGTACCCTGATCGCTCTGGAAGATCGTTGTCCCCACCGTCACGCACCGCTGTCGGCGGGCTGCGTCAAGGGCAGGCACCTGGCCTGTCCCTACCATGGGTGGGCGTTCGATGCCCAAGGCGCACTGCGCGGGGTGCCCGGCCTGCCGTCTGAGCACACCCCGCCGGGCGTGCGGGTACGGGCATTTGCCACCTGCGAACTCGATGGCTTCGTGTGGCTGCGACCGGGACCGGCAGGGGCTGACCAGCCCAATGCCATGGTGCGCGCCACCGATCCGGGCACGCGCCGTTTCATCTGGCAGACCCGCTGGGCAGCCAACGTGGTGGACGCCATGGAGAACTTCCTGGATCCGATGCACACCCACTTCATCCACGCCGGGCTGGTGCGCAGTGACGCCGCGCGCGCTCGGGCCACGGCACAGTTCACTCCCACCGCCGAAGGCTTCAGCGTCGACTACCAGGGCCTGCCGGCACAGTCAGGTCTGCTGTATCGCCTGTTCGAGTCGGAGCGCACCGGCGAGCGCGCGCATTTTGCCGCGCCGGGCAGCACCCGCATTGAGTACACCTACGCCAACGGCAGCCGGGTGCTGATCGACCTGCACTTCACCCCACGCAGCCCGCATGAGACGGATGTGTTCGTCACCCTGCATGTGGAGGGGCGCTGGGCTCCGGCGTGGGCGGTGCGGTTGTTCGTGTGGCCGTTCCTGAAGCGGGTGAACGACCAGGATGCTGCCATGCTGCGCCTGCAGTCCGACAACAAGGCACGATTCGGCGCGAGGCAGGGGGCGTCCACGCCACTGGATCTGGTGCGTGGCACCTTGGAACACTTCTGGTCGCAGGGGGCGTTGCCGCCAGAGGCGGTACCCCGTGCCGTAGAGATGCTGCTGTAG